In the genome of Montipora foliosa isolate CH-2021 chromosome 3, ASM3666993v2, whole genome shotgun sequence, one region contains:
- the LOC137998013 gene encoding diamine oxidase [copper-containing]-like, translating into MCRRRRVMIYFGRARRKLQGLNGLKRCVPLIFKFAKYGTNETMMTEMDSNEPMIKTKSISKGRRINELLKWKLLAIVFIAISIALLIALIVVATKAKETENGGKRPDLFDHNQVMTCAEGLSGPDENPRSAGVFDDLTVNEIIAVRDYLLKQTELKLTRMEEAAINRNYISSVQLLSPPKDEALAYLDGDGNKPERKAVAVVFHGADDPPVVKEYIVSPASNPTKHTIRKIPGKDTNFAPFNARPYDFLEYIVVNTVLVNNASEKLSKLMRESYDGYSFYPGCTEKCLSIRTSAPMGFTSQGDRHHWVTFARKMTGDFEHTVDLSLLADHAGADTSKWKILSVIYNNQTFNSVDELVEKYNMGIIEKIKIAAPMKTPLFSSYERRGNPQPAKPMRGPELYEPDGKRYSVKGRHVSYMSWSFDFRMDSYSGMQVYDIRFNGERIIYELSLQEAAATYGGYYPNPSWNNYLDSNWALGTNSWEMVRGIDCPTTATFFDLVHMTWTGKPLTFRNAVCVFEMNTGMPLRRHYDSNYEGGYKFYGGMVNHLLVLRTVATPGNYDYVFDFIFYQNGVIEVKMSASGYVYGSFYDSNSRPYSYKLQEHFTSGTHDHFIHYKVDLDVGGRKNSYETIEIGIENITERWFPNKTRVQKVLKRSVKNTELEAAYKFNFDTPKYLNFFNDAKENSMGERKGYRIQLDNILKQLYPEDWIITPIMSWSLYQMAVTKYKEDETKSSSIYNMNGPSDPQLDFRQYLLDDDSIVSEDLVAWVTIGMMHVPHSEDIPNTATAANSASFFIRPFNYFDEDPSMGSTNAVLITPTDNPIISQKVERYGTLDGPQCIPKEHKLGFNGTYG; encoded by the exons ATGTGTCGCAGAAGGAGGGTGATGATATATTTTGGAAGGGCTAGACGCAAACTGCAAGGATTGAATGGATTGAAGCGATGCGTTcctttgatattcaaatttgcgaAGTACGGAACAAATGAA ACGATGATGACAGAAATggattcaaacgaaccaatgaTAAAGACGAAATCCATTTCTAAAGGGCGTCGTATAAATGAACTTCTTAAATGGAAGCTCTTGGCAATTGTTTTTATTGCCATTAGCATAGCGCTGCTGATTGCTCTGATAGTGGTAGCCACAAAGGCGAAGGAAACCGAGAATGGTGGAAAAAGGCCCGATCTCTTCGACCATAATCAGGTGATGACTTGTGCAGAAGGGCTGTCGGGTCCCGATGAAAACCCAAGGTCCGCTGGTGTCTTTGATGATCTCACAGTGAATGAAATTATTGCCGTCAGAGACTATCTCTTGAAACAAACCGAACTGAAGCTAACAAGAATGGAAGAAGCGGCTATCAACAGAAACTATATTAGCTCAGTGCAGTTGCTATCACCGCCTAAAGATGAAGCTCTGGCATATCTAGATGGCGATGGCAACAAACCTGAACGAAAAGCTGTCGCAGTGGTATTTCATGGTGCAGATGACCCTCCTGTGGTGAAGGAATACATTGTTAGTCCTGCATCTAATCCTACCAAACACACGATTAGAAAAATCCCGGGAAAAGACACGAATTTTGCTCCTTTCAATGCTCGACCTTACGACTTCCTTGAATATATCGTAGTCAATACGGTTCTCGTCAACAATGCCTCTGAAAAGCTTTCCAAGCTGATGCGAGAAAGTTACGATGGTTACTCCTTTTATCCTGGTTGCACCGAAAAGTGTCTTTCTATAAGGACATCAGCGCCGATGGGTTTTACTAGTCAGGGTGACCGCCATCATTGGGTCACCTTTGCTCGGAAGATGACGGGTGACTTCGAGCACACTGTGGATTTGTCCTTGCTAGCCGATCATGCAGGAGCTGATACCTCGAAATGGAAAATCCTCAGCGTCATCTATAACAATCAAACCTTTAATTCGGTAGATGAGTTGGTGGAGAAATATAACATGGGTATCATTGAGAAGATTAAAATTGCGGCACCCATGAAGACACCACTTTTTTCAAGCTATGAGCGTAGAGGTAATCCTCAACCAGCCAAACCCATGCGAGGACCTGAATTGTACGAGCCAGATGGGAAGCGCTACTCTGTCAAAGGTCGCCATGTTAGCTATATGTCATGGTCTTTTGATTTTAGAATGGACTCTTATAGTGGAATGCAAGTCTATGACATAAGATTCAACGGAGAAAGAATCATCTATGAGCTGAGCCTTCAAGAGGCTGCTGCAACCTATGGTGGCTATTACCCAAACCCCTCCTGGAACAATTACCTGGACAGCAACTGGGCCCTGGGGACGAATAGTTGGGAGATGGTCCGTGGTATCGATTGTCCCACTACTGCTACGTTTTTCGATCTTGTACACATGACTTGGACTGGAAAGCCGCTGACATTTCGCAACGCCGTTTGCGTTTTCGAGATGAACACCGGGATGCCACTTCGCCGACATTACGATAGCAACTACGAGGGTGGTTACAAGTTCTACGGTGGAATGGTTAATCACCTGTTAGTTCTTCGCACTGTTGCGACACCGGGTAACTATGATTATGTGTTCGACTTCATCTTCTACCAAAATGGCGTCATAGAAGTGAAGATGTCTGCCTCGGGATACGTCTATGGTTCGTTCTATGACTCGAACTCCAGGCCATATTCGTACAAACTTCAAGAACATTTTACCAGTGGTACACACGATCATTTTATCCATTACAAGGTTGATTTGGACGTCGGTGGAAGAAAGAATTCGTATGAGACGATTGAGATTGGCATCGAGAACATCACCGAACGTTGGTTCCCCAACAAAACCCGTGTTCAAAAGGTGCTGAAACGCAGCGTGAAAAACACAGAGTTAGAGGCCGCTTACAAGTTTAACTTCGACACACCAAAGTATCTGAACTTCTTCAATGATGCAAAAGAGAATAGCATGGGCGAAAGAAAAGGTTATCGCATACAGTTGGACAACATTTTGAAACAGTTGTATCCTGAAGACTGGATCATCACTCCAATCATGAGTTGGTCTCTTTATCAAATGGCTGTGACTAAGTACAAGGAGGATGAGACAAAGAGCAGCTCCATCTACAACATGAATGGACCTTCTGATCCACAG CTGGACTTCCGCCAGTATCTTCTCGACGATGACTCCATAGTTAGCGAAGACTTGGTTGCCTGGGTAACAATTGGAATGATGCATGTACCCCATTCCGAGGACATACCGAACACGGCCACTGCTGCAAACTCTGCCAGCTTCTTCATAAGGCCCTTCAACTACTTCGACGAGGACCCTTCCATGGGGTCAACTAACGCCGTCTTGATCACACCCACTGATAACCCGATAATCAGCCAAAAGGTTGAGCGCTATGGTACCCTCGATGGGCCACAGTGCATACCTAAGGAACATAAGCTCGGTTTTAATGGTACATATGGCTAG